The Hemicordylus capensis ecotype Gifberg chromosome 6, rHemCap1.1.pri, whole genome shotgun sequence genome window below encodes:
- the LOC128330257 gene encoding endothelial zinc finger protein induced by tumor necrosis factor alpha-like, translated as MENYELVTSLGYPVLKPDLLSRIERAGEQCVGDQLDSSRGIPTDPCPGYRFFKPEGLSWIERWEELGVADRQKLEEGKLCTGSCQGAAGRGKAIKEEEGGQKGFVASLERYQLFPDSSRAGLFLAPNSIQPRSQPRVKKEEAASCEPGLCGPGRPSQGLGSGPFACVVCGKCFRQKQGLITHGRIHTGEKPYPCLECGKRFRQRPNLLTHQRVHTGERPFPCLRCGKRFSQKANLAAHQRTHAVQEGLISPEPKAPVQRGSRQTEKPFPCNVCGKSFSQRPNLITHQRIHTGEKPFACTECGKRFNQRANLITHRRIHSGERPFPCATCGRRFSQKGNLAAHQRTHSQQRPHACSCCPKRFKGESALRAHQRTHRQVLGADPLAGTLLAAPSLQQTLPGEPAPVTQRATPAPRQDLAGEATPGVHRGAPAGQHGAPHGQNLPADPAPGPHAAGPAGHLQGVAPGSEQGPKLSAPPPAAAMDPHAEMLHCQRRLSLPALPTSSSAHTAVPMGQPQVATAKQKSIAGPRPAAVDAPSEMLHCLCHASRASLVIPHPPHLGQLQPGSRDAPGRAWLGIPCPTRTLQLQQGPQSHPAAPNPRLCSIPDSLR; from the exons atggagaACTACGAGCTGGTCACTTCACTGG GCTACCCGGTTCTCAAACCTGATCTCCTGTCTCGGATTGAGCGTGCCGGAGAGCAGTGTGTTGGCGATCAGCTGGACTCCAGCAGAGGGATTCCAACAGATCCATGCCCAG GCTACCGTTTCTTCAAACCCGAGGGCTTATCTTGGATTGAACGCTGGGAGGAGCTGGGTGTTGCAGATCGCCAGAAGCTGGAGGAAGGCAAGCTGTGCACAGGCTCCTGCCaag GAGCAGCGGGGCGTGGCAAGGCcatcaaggaggaggagggtggccaGAAGGGCTTTGTCGCCAGCTTGGAGCGCTACCAGCTCTTTCCTGACAGCTCCCGAGCAGGGCTCTTCCTGGCCCCCAACAGCATCCAGCCGCGGAGCCAGCCTCGGGTCAAGAAGGAGGAGGCCGCCTCCTGCGAGCCGGGCCTCTGCGGCCCCGGGCGCCCCTCCCAGGGGCTGGGCTCCGGGCCCTTTGCCTGTGTGGTGTGCGGGAAGTGCTTCCGGCAGAAGCAGGGCCTCATCACGCATGGGCGGATCCATACGGGCGAGAAGCCCTACCCGTGCCTGGAGTGCGGCAAGCGCTTCCGCCAGCGGCCCAACCTGCTGACCCACCAGCGGGTGCACACGGGCGAGcgccccttcccctgcctgcgGTGTGGGAAGCGCTTCAGCCAGAAGGCCAACCTGGCGGCCCACCAGCGCACCCACGCGGTCCAGGAGGGGCTGATCAGCCCTGAGCCCAAAGCCCCCGTGCAGCGGGGCAGCCGCCAGACCGAGAAGCCCTTCCCTTGCAAcgtgtgtgggaagagcttcagccagcGGCCCAACCTCATCACCCACCAGCGCATCCACACGGGCGAGAAGCCCTTTGCCTGCACGGAGTGCGGCAAGCGCTTCAACCAGCGGGCCAACCTGATCACCCACCGGCGCATCCACTCGGGGGAGCGGCCCTTCCCCTGTGCCACCTGTGGCCGGCGCTTCAGCCAGAAGGGCAACCTGGCGGCACACCAGCGCACCCACTCGCAGCAGCGCCCCcatgcctgcagctgctgccccaagcgCTTCAAGGGCGAGTCCGCGCTGCGGGCGCACCAGAGAACCCACCGGCAAGTCCTGGGTGCCGATCCTCTGGCTGGCACCCTCCTGGCAGCTCCCAGCCTTCAGCAGACCCTCCCTGGGGAGCCGGCCCCTGTCACCCAGCGGGCAACGCCAGCGCCCCGGCAGGATCTGGCCGGGGAGGCGACTCCAGGTGTCCACCGGGGTGCTCCAGCCGGGCAGCATGGCGCCCCCCACGGGCAGAATCTCCCGGCAGACCCGGCGCCTGGGCCCCACGCGGCAGGCCCAGCTGGGCACCTGCAGGGAGTGGCCCCCGGCTCGGAGCAAGGGCCCAAGCTCAGCGCCCCCCCGCCAGCAGCAGCGATGGATCCCCACGCGGAGATGCTGCATTGCCAGCGCCGGCTGAGCCTGCCTGCGCTTCCCACCTCCAGCAGCGCGCACACCGCGGTCCCCATGGGGCAGCCTCAAGTCGCCACCGCCAAGCAGAAGAGCATTGCTGGGCCCCGGCCTGCTGCCGTGGATGCCCCGAGCGAGATGCTGCACTGCCTCTGCCATGCCAGCAGGGCCTCCTTGGTCATTCCTCACCCTCCCCACCTCGGGCAGCTCCAGCCGGGAAGCAGAGACGCCCCTGGCCGAGCCTGGCTGGGGATTCCCTGCCCCACCCGCACCCTTCAGCTCCAGCAGGGGCCCCAGAGCCATCCGGCAGCCCCGAACCCCAGACTGTGTTCCATCCCGGACTCCCTGCGATAG